Proteins co-encoded in one Spirosoma endbachense genomic window:
- a CDS encoding transglutaminase domain-containing protein translates to MQLNAGCELSFEAQEPTPLILMLRPRSGAGQWIIREEYQITPAVNVTEFTDMYGNLCQRVVAPQGPFSIHFSATVQTADLIDVSIGAPYTPVEDLPDDVLHYTLPSRYCQSDQLGDLATEITSNSEPGYDQAEAIRRWIHTNIVYQYGTSDASTSAVDTANKRIGVCRDFTHLGISLCRSLNIPARMVVGYLYQLDPMDLHAWFEAYVDGRWFTFDATQDQPRGNRITVAYGRDAADVAFTTQFGAMTLNDMKVWVDAVEVDSEEKK, encoded by the coding sequence ATGCAACTCAACGCTGGTTGCGAACTTTCGTTCGAAGCTCAGGAACCAACCCCATTAATATTAATGCTACGTCCTCGCTCGGGAGCTGGACAATGGATTATCCGCGAAGAATATCAAATTACACCTGCTGTTAATGTTACTGAATTTACTGACATGTATGGCAATTTATGTCAGCGTGTTGTTGCACCGCAGGGGCCGTTCTCCATTCACTTTTCGGCAACCGTCCAAACGGCGGATCTTATTGATGTGTCAATTGGGGCACCTTATACCCCGGTTGAAGACTTGCCCGATGATGTATTGCATTATACCTTGCCTAGTCGTTACTGCCAGTCAGACCAATTAGGCGATCTGGCAACTGAGATCACAAGCAATAGTGAGCCCGGTTACGATCAGGCCGAGGCCATTCGGCGGTGGATTCATACGAACATAGTGTATCAATATGGAACTAGCGACGCCAGCACATCGGCAGTTGATACCGCCAATAAGCGCATTGGCGTTTGCCGGGATTTTACGCATTTGGGTATTTCGCTTTGTCGTTCACTCAATATTCCGGCCCGGATGGTAGTTGGTTATCTTTACCAGTTAGACCCAATGGATCTGCATGCCTGGTTTGAAGCGTATGTAGATGGGCGCTGGTTTACGTTCGATGCTACCCAGGATCAACCGCGTGGCAATCGAATTACGGTAGCATATGGGCGAGATGCCGCTGATGTTGCTTTTACAACTCAGTTTGGAGCAATGACGCTCAACGATATGAAAGTCTGGGTTGATGCCGTTGAAGTAGATAGTGAAGAAAAAAAGTAG
- a CDS encoding Fpg/Nei family DNA glycosylase yields the protein MPELPEVEIRRQYLETSALYQPINHIEVEDKKLLTTDYNTLINTLEGRSFTGTRRIGKNLFVLTDNTDIIVHMHFGMTGDLQYYHASLDRPRFARIVFEFETNFNLGFLCPRKFERVGLIDNIDVFLQRKKIGKDGLDITLDELSERVKRKKALIKPVLLDQSVVAGLGNWIVDEVLFQAFVHPEQRADSLTNGQLSQIHAATRLVLETAIRNEATYRDFPSSFLIHVREWDNSPYDDLEAHKFCPRCGTRIERIVVGGRTTFLCPKEQLL from the coding sequence ATGCCCGAACTACCCGAAGTTGAAATTCGACGTCAATATCTTGAAACATCTGCGCTTTATCAACCAATTAACCATATCGAGGTTGAGGATAAAAAGCTACTAACTACTGATTATAACACATTAATCAATACACTTGAAGGTCGCTCATTTACCGGTACACGTCGGATCGGTAAAAATTTGTTCGTCCTGACAGACAACACTGATATCATCGTTCACATGCATTTTGGCATGACTGGCGATCTGCAGTATTATCATGCTTCTCTTGACCGTCCGCGCTTCGCCCGAATCGTATTTGAGTTCGAAACCAATTTTAATCTGGGCTTTCTCTGTCCGCGAAAGTTTGAGCGTGTTGGCTTAATAGACAATATTGATGTCTTCCTGCAACGTAAAAAAATTGGCAAAGATGGTTTAGACATCACGTTGGACGAACTTTCGGAGCGAGTTAAACGCAAAAAAGCGCTAATTAAACCGGTGCTTCTTGACCAAAGCGTGGTGGCTGGCCTTGGCAACTGGATTGTCGACGAAGTTCTTTTTCAGGCATTTGTCCATCCCGAACAACGTGCTGACTCGCTCACTAACGGACAGCTTAGTCAGATTCATGCCGCAACTCGCCTTGTTCTGGAGACCGCGATTCGCAATGAGGCAACATACCGTGATTTCCCCAGCAGTTTTCTAATTCACGTCCGCGAATGGGACAACTCGCCTTACGACGACCTGGAGGCTCATAAGTTTTGTCCTCGATGTGGTACACGGATCGAGCGAATCGTTGTTGGCGGACGTACAACCTTCCTGTGCCCGAAGGAGCAACTGCTTTAA
- the rpoC gene encoding DNA-directed RNA polymerase subunit beta' encodes MSFKKNKKLNSDFASVTISLASPESILESSYGEVTQPETINYRTYKPEMGGLFCERIFGPVKDWECHCGKYKRIRYKGIICDRCGVEVTEKKVRRERMGHIELVVPVAHIWYFRSLPNKIGYLLGLSTKKLDQVIYYERYVVVQPGVKAEDGINQLDFLTEDEYLDIIDKLPSTNQHLDDKDPNKFIAKMGAEALEMLLSRVDLDELSYSLRHSAATDTSQQRKAEALKRLKVVEAFREANGRIENRPEWMIIKMVPVIPPELRPLVPLDGGRFATSDLNDLYRRVIIRNNRLKRLIEIKAPEVILRNEKRMLQEAVDSLFDNSRKVNAVRSEGNRALKSLSDMLKGKQGRFRQNLLGKRVDYSGRSVIVVGPELKLHECGLPKDMAAELFKPFVIRKLIERGIVKTVKSAKKIVDRKDPVIWDILENVLKGHPVLLNRAPTLHRLGIQAFQPKLIEGKAIQLHPLVCTAFNADFDGDQMAVHVPLGQEAILEASLLMLASHNILNPANGAPITVPSQDMVLGLYYVTKGRKNTPEYPISGEGMTFYGAEEVIIAINEGKVSKHANIKCRVKVRDESGELVYKVIDTVAGRLLFNQAVPEEVGYINELLTKKKLQQIIALIFKISGGARTAQFLDEIKELGFQMAFRGGLSIGLSDVMIPEAKQGLVEEAKAEVQSVWDNYLMGLITENERYNQVIDIWTRVNSRLTETLMKQLEADQGGFNSIYMMMHSGARGSREQIRQLGGMRGLMAKPQKNLQGSVGEIIENPILSNFKEGLDVLEYFISTHGARKGLADTALKTADAGYLTRRLHDVAQDVIISEDDCGTLRGLQVSALKDNEDIVEPLSERILGRTTVHDIYDPLSKELIVASGELVTEEVAARIDETSIETVEIRSVLTCESRQGVCAKCYGRNLASGRMVDIGEAVGVIASQSIGEPGTQLTLRTFHVGGTASNIAVDASIKAKFDGLIEFEEMRTVQSEDSEGNAQTVVMGRSGEIRIVNPNDRNVVLISNNVPYGAFLRVKDGDTVKKGDDICAWDPYNAVILSELTGTLNFDAIEDGITYREEFDEQTGFQEKVIIESRDKAKNPAIVVSGTSSLLLHLDETGNGQLQKGYNLPVGSRLVVKEGQSIKAGQPLAKIPRNVGKTRDITGGLPRVTELFEARNPSNPAVVSEIDGVVTYGTIKRGNREIFIESKDGTKKKYLVPLSKFILVQDNDFVRAGAPLSDGAITPSDILAIKGPTAVQEYLVNEIQEVYRLQGVKINDKHIEAIVRQMMQKVEIIDSGDTNFLEGQVVDKWAFREENDKVLDAKVVMDAGDSPNFKPGQIVTSRQLRDENSSLKRRDLTLVTVRDAMAAVSQPTLMGITQSSLGTDSFISAASFQETTKVLSEASIRGKRDMLEGLKENVIVGHLIPAGTGLRRYQSAIVGSKEELESITESREQFARSKKRATV; translated from the coding sequence ATGTCGTTCAAAAAGAACAAGAAACTCAATAGCGACTTTGCCAGCGTGACGATCAGCTTGGCGTCGCCAGAGTCTATTTTGGAGAGTTCCTACGGCGAGGTGACACAGCCGGAGACGATCAACTACCGGACCTACAAACCCGAAATGGGTGGCTTGTTCTGCGAGCGCATCTTCGGGCCAGTGAAGGACTGGGAATGTCATTGCGGTAAATATAAGCGGATACGCTATAAAGGCATTATCTGCGATCGCTGCGGTGTTGAAGTAACCGAGAAAAAGGTTCGCCGGGAGCGTATGGGCCACATCGAACTGGTGGTGCCTGTTGCGCATATCTGGTATTTCCGCAGCTTGCCGAACAAAATCGGTTATCTGCTGGGTCTTTCGACCAAAAAACTCGATCAGGTGATCTACTACGAACGGTATGTCGTAGTTCAACCAGGTGTGAAGGCCGAAGACGGCATTAACCAACTCGATTTCCTGACGGAAGACGAGTACCTTGATATTATTGACAAACTGCCGAGCACGAACCAGCACCTCGACGACAAAGACCCGAATAAATTCATCGCAAAGATGGGGGCGGAAGCGTTGGAAATGTTACTGTCGCGCGTTGATCTCGACGAACTGTCTTATTCCCTGCGTCACTCAGCAGCAACCGACACATCGCAACAGCGGAAAGCTGAAGCCTTGAAGCGGTTGAAAGTTGTCGAAGCGTTCCGGGAGGCAAACGGCCGGATTGAAAATCGTCCAGAGTGGATGATCATCAAGATGGTACCAGTAATTCCCCCAGAGTTGCGCCCGCTCGTTCCACTGGACGGTGGTCGTTTTGCAACTTCCGATTTGAATGACCTGTATCGCCGGGTAATCATTCGGAACAACCGTCTGAAACGTCTGATCGAAATCAAAGCGCCAGAAGTAATTCTCCGTAACGAAAAGCGGATGTTGCAGGAAGCGGTTGATTCACTGTTCGATAACTCGCGGAAAGTGAACGCTGTTCGTTCGGAAGGTAACCGTGCCCTGAAGTCTCTGTCTGACATGCTGAAGGGTAAGCAAGGGCGTTTCCGTCAGAACCTGCTCGGTAAGCGTGTCGACTATTCCGGTCGTTCGGTTATCGTGGTTGGTCCTGAGCTGAAACTGCACGAGTGTGGTTTGCCGAAAGACATGGCTGCTGAATTATTCAAGCCGTTTGTTATTCGGAAGCTTATCGAACGGGGTATCGTTAAGACAGTGAAATCGGCGAAAAAGATCGTTGACCGGAAAGATCCTGTTATCTGGGATATTCTGGAAAACGTGCTGAAAGGCCACCCTGTACTGTTGAACCGGGCTCCAACGCTGCACCGTCTGGGTATCCAGGCATTCCAGCCGAAGCTGATCGAAGGGAAAGCAATTCAGTTGCACCCACTCGTCTGTACGGCTTTCAACGCTGACTTTGACGGTGACCAGATGGCCGTTCACGTGCCGCTGGGCCAGGAAGCTATCCTTGAAGCCTCGCTGTTGATGCTGGCATCGCACAACATTCTGAACCCTGCCAACGGTGCACCGATTACGGTACCTTCGCAGGACATGGTGTTGGGCTTATATTACGTAACTAAAGGTCGTAAGAACACGCCTGAATATCCAATTTCGGGTGAAGGAATGACGTTCTACGGTGCTGAGGAGGTAATTATTGCCATCAACGAAGGTAAAGTTTCCAAGCACGCCAACATTAAGTGTCGGGTTAAAGTCCGGGATGAAAGTGGTGAGCTGGTTTATAAAGTAATTGACACCGTTGCTGGCCGGTTGTTGTTCAACCAGGCTGTACCGGAAGAAGTAGGCTATATCAACGAACTGCTGACGAAGAAAAAGCTGCAACAAATCATTGCACTGATCTTCAAGATCTCGGGCGGTGCGCGTACGGCTCAATTCCTCGACGAAATCAAAGAACTTGGGTTCCAGATGGCGTTTAGAGGTGGGTTGTCAATCGGCTTGAGCGATGTCATGATCCCTGAAGCTAAACAGGGACTCGTTGAAGAAGCGAAGGCTGAAGTACAGAGCGTTTGGGACAACTACCTGATGGGTCTGATTACGGAGAACGAACGTTACAACCAGGTTATTGATATCTGGACGCGCGTAAATTCCCGTCTGACCGAGACGCTGATGAAGCAGCTCGAAGCCGATCAGGGCGGATTCAACTCAATTTACATGATGATGCACTCGGGAGCCCGTGGTTCTCGCGAGCAGATTCGGCAGTTGGGTGGTATGCGTGGTCTGATGGCTAAGCCACAGAAAAACCTGCAGGGTTCTGTTGGTGAGATTATCGAAAACCCGATCCTGTCGAACTTCAAAGAAGGTCTCGACGTATTGGAGTACTTTATCTCAACGCACGGTGCTCGGAAAGGTCTGGCCGATACAGCTCTGAAAACAGCTGATGCTGGATACCTGACCCGTCGTCTGCACGATGTAGCACAGGATGTTATCATCAGTGAAGATGATTGTGGTACGCTACGTGGTCTGCAAGTTTCGGCCCTGAAAGATAACGAAGACATCGTTGAACCACTGTCCGAACGGATTCTTGGTCGTACAACGGTTCACGATATCTACGATCCGCTGTCGAAAGAGTTGATTGTTGCTTCGGGTGAACTTGTTACGGAAGAAGTAGCTGCCCGTATTGACGAAACCAGTATCGAAACGGTTGAAATTCGTTCGGTATTGACCTGTGAGTCACGGCAGGGCGTTTGTGCAAAATGCTATGGTCGTAACCTGGCATCGGGGCGCATGGTAGACATCGGTGAAGCTGTGGGCGTAATTGCTTCTCAGTCCATTGGTGAGCCAGGTACACAGTTAACCCTGCGTACATTCCACGTTGGTGGTACGGCCTCTAACATTGCTGTCGATGCCTCGATCAAAGCGAAATTCGATGGTCTGATCGAATTTGAAGAAATGCGGACAGTACAGTCGGAAGACTCCGAAGGCAACGCTCAAACGGTCGTTATGGGTCGTTCGGGTGAAATTCGGATTGTTAATCCAAATGACCGTAATGTCGTTCTGATCAGCAATAACGTTCCTTATGGCGCGTTCCTGCGGGTGAAAGACGGCGATACGGTGAAGAAAGGTGACGATATCTGCGCATGGGACCCTTATAACGCCGTTATCCTGTCGGAACTGACTGGTACACTGAACTTCGACGCGATTGAAGATGGTATCACCTATCGCGAAGAGTTTGATGAACAGACGGGCTTCCAGGAGAAGGTGATTATCGAAAGCCGTGATAAAGCCAAGAACCCAGCAATTGTTGTGAGTGGAACAAGCTCGCTGTTGCTGCATCTTGACGAAACAGGCAATGGTCAGCTTCAGAAAGGCTATAACCTGCCGGTTGGTTCGCGCCTTGTTGTAAAAGAAGGACAATCGATTAAGGCTGGTCAACCGCTGGCTAAAATTCCACGTAACGTTGGTAAAACCCGTGATATTACGGGTGGTCTGCCACGTGTAACGGAATTGTTCGAAGCCCGGAACCCATCAAACCCGGCTGTAGTGAGTGAAATTGATGGTGTTGTTACGTACGGTACGATCAAACGGGGTAACCGCGAGATCTTCATCGAGTCGAAAGACGGCACCAAGAAAAAGTACCTCGTACCACTGTCGAAGTTTATCCTTGTACAGGACAATGACTTCGTACGGGCCGGTGCACCGTTGTCTGACGGAGCCATTACGCCGAGCGATATTCTGGCTATCAAAGGCCCGACTGCCGTTCAGGAGTATCTCGTGAACGAAATTCAGGAAGTATACCGTCTGCAAGGCGTAAAAATCAACGATAAGCACATTGAAGCTATTGTGCGTCAAATGATGCAGAAAGTTGAGATTATCGACTCTGGAGACACCAACTTCCTCGAAGGTCAGGTCGTTGACAAGTGGGCATTCCGTGAAGAAAACGATAAAGTTCTCGATGCGAAAGTGGTCATGGACGCTGGCGATTCGCCAAACTTCAAACCTGGCCAGATCGTAACGAGCCGTCAGCTGCGCGATGAAAATTCGAGCCTGAAACGTCGTGATCTAACGCTGGTGACTGTCCGTGATGCAATGGCCGCTGTTTCGCAGCCAACGCTGATGGGTATCACACAATCGTCGCTGGGTACTGATAGCTTCATTTCGGCTGCTTCCTTCCAGGAAACAACGAAAGTGTTGAGTGAAGCTTCTATCCGTGGCAAGCGCGACATGCTGGAAGGTCTGAAAGAAAACGTTATTGTTGGTCACCTGATTCCGGCAGGAACGGGTCTCCGCCGATACCAGAGCGCGATTGTTGGTTCGAAAGAAGAACTGGAGTCGATCACTGAGTCACGCGAACAGTTCGCCCGCAGCAAAAAACGGGCGACGGTATAA
- a CDS encoding pirin family protein translates to MATQRAISAIHTATPNNVGDGFIGLNAFHPQGSRPFNPFLLLDHHGPMTVQPSNKPKGVDEHPHRGFETVTIVYKGALEHRDSAGNHGKLFAGDVQWMTAASGIIHEEKHEKEFSRQGGQLDFVQLWVNLQAKDKMRPPRYQDIASTRIPTETLANGGQLRVIAGELSGLQGPAQTFSPVVLADLSLSAGQSETIQVPTDYSLMVYVLSGSAALNGESLQRGQIALLNHDGESITLSTTADAKLLILAGEPIHEPLAAYGPFVMNSREELIEAFNDFQAGRMGVLN, encoded by the coding sequence ATGGCAACACAACGCGCTATTTCAGCAATACATACAGCTACCCCAAACAATGTTGGTGATGGCTTTATTGGCTTAAATGCATTTCATCCGCAAGGGTCCAGACCATTTAATCCATTTCTACTTTTAGATCATCATGGGCCAATGACGGTACAACCCTCCAATAAACCAAAAGGGGTTGATGAACATCCGCATCGGGGTTTTGAAACAGTGACAATTGTTTATAAAGGCGCTTTGGAACACCGCGATTCGGCAGGCAACCATGGAAAACTCTTTGCTGGTGATGTACAATGGATGACGGCAGCGTCGGGCATCATTCATGAAGAAAAACACGAGAAAGAATTTTCCCGTCAGGGTGGTCAACTGGATTTTGTACAACTGTGGGTTAATCTGCAAGCTAAAGATAAAATGAGGCCACCCCGTTATCAGGATATTGCATCGACAAGAATTCCGACGGAAACACTGGCTAACGGGGGGCAACTTCGGGTTATTGCCGGTGAACTATCGGGCTTGCAGGGGCCAGCTCAGACTTTTAGTCCAGTGGTTCTTGCCGACTTATCGTTGTCGGCGGGCCAGTCAGAAACCATACAGGTGCCTACCGATTATTCGCTGATGGTTTATGTCTTAAGTGGGTCGGCAGCTCTGAACGGTGAATCACTCCAACGTGGTCAGATTGCTTTACTGAATCACGATGGCGAGTCGATTACGCTTTCGACCACTGCTGATGCGAAATTACTCATCCTGGCCGGTGAGCCAATTCATGAGCCTCTGGCAGCTTATGGCCCATTTGTAATGAATAGCAGGGAAGAGCTAATAGAAGCATTTAATGACTTTCAGGCTGGCCGCATGGGCGTACTGAATTGA
- the rpoB gene encoding DNA-directed RNA polymerase subunit beta, with translation MATNAKISTRKNFATIQPVIGYPDFLDIQVKSFKDFFQLDTPSNQRSEEGLFKVFQENFPISDSRENFKLEFIDYSVDPPKYSVDESIDRGLTYSVPLKAKLRLSNNDPDNEDFETIEQEVFLGNIPYMTEKGSFVINGAERVIVSQLHRSPGVFFSMSKHTNGTKLYSARIIPFKGSWIEFSTDVNNVMYAYIDRKKKFPVTTLLRAIGFGSDKDILDLFGLSEEVPATPANLKKAIGRRLAARVLRTWTEDFVDEDTGEVVSISRNEVLLERDSAISADDIDVITDSGQKSVILHKEDMNMADYNIIYNTLQKDSSNSEKEAVEQIYRQLRNADAPDEQTAREIIQSLFFSDKRYDLGDVGRYRINKKLGLDISSEMKVLTTEDIVSIVKYLIGLINSKAVVDDIDHLSNRRVRTVGEQLYAQFGVGLARMARTIKERMNVRDNEDFKPVDLINARTLSSVINSFFGTNQLSQFMDQTNPLAEVTHKRRMSALGPGGLSRERAGFEVRDVHYTHYGRLCTIETPEGPNIGLISSLCVYAKINSMGFIETPYRIIENGKVSMDKPVMYLTAEEEDTHYIAQANAGIDDKGNFQVDRLKARFEGDFPMAEPANVTFMDIAPNQIVSVAASMIPFLEHDDANRALMGSNMQRQAVPLLRPEAPIVGTGLEGRVAVDSRTLVIAEADGVIEFVDSTKIVVRYELDDDQLAVTFDEDRKTYNLIKFRRTNQDTCINLKPTVLKGQKVKKGDVLCEGYATQAGELALGRNMKVAFMPWQGYNFEDAIVISERVVREDIFTSIHIEEFELEVRDTKRGEEELTSEIPNVSEETVRNLDENGIVRIGTEVKEGDILIGKITPKGESDPTPEEKLLRAIFGDKAGDVKDASKKAPPSLKGVVIDTKLFARPAKEDRGKHKDEVKALMKKYGRELNDFRARMIEKVVTLLDGKTSVGVKHKFGDEIVSKGVKFNRKNITENLFPDKNSYRDESGYAVPEEANILIDVNLDGWTDDDKLNQMIVHLVKNYNNRRSEITGRFKRERFTLEVGDELPAGIVKLAKVYIAKKRKLKVGDKMAGRHGNKGVVARIVRDEDMPFLEDGTKVDIVLNPLGVPSRMNLGQIYETVLAWAGQKLDRKYATPIFDGATEQQVVDELDAAGLPSFGRTYLYNGLTGDRFDQPVTVGIIYMLKLGHLVDDKMHARSIGPYSLITQQPLGGKAQFGGQRFGEMEVWALEAFGASNILQEILTVKSDDVVGRAKAYEAIVKGENLPKPNIPESFNVLVHELRGLALEITLE, from the coding sequence TTGGCTACAAACGCGAAAATCAGTACGCGCAAAAATTTTGCGACGATTCAGCCAGTGATTGGGTATCCAGATTTTTTGGATATTCAAGTAAAATCCTTCAAAGATTTTTTCCAGCTTGATACCCCCTCGAATCAACGTTCGGAGGAAGGATTATTCAAGGTTTTTCAGGAAAACTTCCCAATTTCAGACTCCCGCGAGAATTTCAAGCTGGAGTTCATTGATTACTCTGTTGATCCACCGAAATACTCCGTTGACGAGTCTATTGATCGGGGGTTAACGTATTCGGTGCCTTTGAAAGCCAAGCTGCGCCTGTCGAATAACGATCCTGATAACGAGGATTTTGAAACGATCGAGCAGGAGGTATTCCTGGGTAACATTCCGTATATGACCGAGAAAGGCTCCTTCGTCATTAACGGAGCAGAACGGGTTATTGTTTCACAATTGCACCGTTCGCCGGGTGTGTTCTTCTCCATGAGCAAGCACACAAATGGCACCAAACTCTATTCAGCCCGGATTATTCCATTTAAAGGGTCCTGGATTGAGTTCTCGACAGACGTTAACAACGTCATGTATGCGTACATCGACCGGAAGAAGAAATTCCCGGTTACAACGCTGTTACGTGCAATTGGTTTTGGGTCAGATAAAGACATTCTTGATCTGTTTGGTCTATCGGAAGAAGTACCGGCAACGCCAGCAAACCTGAAAAAAGCGATCGGTCGCCGGTTAGCTGCCCGGGTGCTGCGTACATGGACCGAAGACTTCGTTGACGAGGACACAGGTGAAGTAGTTTCGATTAGCCGGAACGAAGTATTGCTTGAGCGTGACTCGGCTATCTCGGCGGACGATATCGATGTAATTACGGACTCAGGTCAGAAGTCAGTCATCCTGCATAAGGAGGACATGAATATGGCCGATTATAATATCATTTATAATACGCTGCAGAAAGACAGCTCAAACTCTGAAAAAGAGGCCGTTGAGCAAATCTATCGGCAGCTTCGGAATGCTGACGCACCCGATGAGCAAACCGCTCGGGAAATCATCCAGAGTCTGTTCTTTTCAGACAAACGGTATGATCTTGGTGATGTAGGCCGTTACCGGATTAACAAAAAACTCGGTCTCGACATTTCTTCGGAGATGAAGGTTCTAACGACAGAAGATATTGTTTCTATCGTGAAGTACCTGATTGGCCTGATTAACTCGAAAGCCGTTGTCGATGATATTGACCACCTCAGCAACCGGCGTGTCCGGACTGTAGGTGAGCAGTTATATGCCCAGTTTGGTGTTGGTTTGGCCCGGATGGCCCGGACAATCAAAGAACGGATGAACGTACGGGATAACGAGGACTTTAAACCCGTTGACCTGATTAACGCCCGGACTTTGTCGTCGGTGATCAATTCGTTCTTTGGAACAAACCAGCTGTCGCAGTTCATGGACCAGACGAACCCACTAGCCGAAGTGACGCACAAGCGTCGTATGTCGGCTCTTGGACCCGGTGGTCTGTCGCGCGAACGGGCTGGCTTTGAGGTTCGTGACGTACACTATACGCACTACGGTCGTCTGTGTACCATTGAAACCCCGGAAGGTCCGAACATCGGTCTGATTTCGTCACTTTGCGTCTATGCTAAAATCAATAGCATGGGCTTTATCGAAACGCCATATCGTATCATTGAAAACGGTAAGGTGTCAATGGATAAGCCTGTAATGTACCTGACGGCTGAAGAAGAAGATACGCACTATATCGCTCAGGCAAACGCCGGTATCGATGATAAGGGTAACTTCCAGGTTGATCGTCTGAAGGCCCGTTTCGAAGGTGACTTCCCAATGGCTGAGCCTGCGAATGTAACATTCATGGATATAGCGCCGAACCAAATTGTATCGGTAGCTGCTTCCATGATTCCGTTCCTTGAGCACGACGATGCGAACCGCGCCCTGATGGGATCGAACATGCAGCGTCAGGCAGTTCCACTGCTCCGCCCGGAAGCTCCAATTGTAGGAACAGGTCTGGAAGGACGCGTAGCTGTTGATTCACGGACGCTGGTTATTGCAGAAGCTGATGGTGTTATTGAGTTTGTCGATTCAACCAAAATCGTAGTTCGCTACGAGCTTGATGATGATCAACTGGCCGTAACATTCGATGAAGACCGGAAGACTTATAATCTGATCAAATTCCGCCGGACGAACCAGGATACTTGCATCAACCTCAAACCAACTGTCCTGAAAGGCCAGAAAGTGAAGAAGGGCGATGTACTCTGCGAAGGCTATGCTACACAGGCTGGCGAATTAGCACTTGGCCGGAACATGAAGGTTGCCTTCATGCCATGGCAAGGGTACAACTTCGAGGATGCTATTGTGATTTCGGAGCGGGTTGTTCGTGAAGATATTTTCACCTCGATCCACATCGAAGAATTTGAACTGGAAGTACGCGACACGAAGCGTGGTGAAGAGGAACTAACCTCCGAAATTCCGAACGTGAGCGAAGAAACGGTTCGTAACCTCGACGAAAACGGTATCGTTCGTATTGGTACAGAAGTGAAGGAAGGCGATATTCTGATTGGTAAGATTACACCAAAAGGAGAGAGCGATCCTACGCCAGAAGAAAAACTGCTCCGTGCTATCTTCGGTGACAAAGCCGGTGACGTGAAAGATGCTTCTAAAAAGGCACCACCGTCATTGAAAGGCGTTGTTATTGACACTAAGTTATTTGCGCGTCCGGCTAAAGAAGACCGGGGTAAGCACAAAGACGAAGTGAAAGCACTGATGAAGAAATACGGCCGTGAGCTGAATGACTTCCGTGCCCGCATGATCGAAAAAGTGGTTACACTGCTCGATGGCAAAACCAGCGTGGGTGTTAAGCATAAATTCGGTGACGAAATTGTCAGCAAAGGCGTGAAGTTTAACCGCAAGAACATTACGGAAAACTTATTCCCTGACAAGAACTCATACCGCGACGAAAGTGGTTACGCTGTGCCAGAAGAAGCGAACATCCTGATCGATGTCAATTTGGATGGCTGGACGGACGATGATAAGCTGAATCAGATGATCGTTCATCTGGTGAAGAACTACAACAATCGTCGGAGCGAAATTACGGGCCGATTCAAGCGTGAACGCTTTACGCTTGAAGTTGGTGATGAATTGCCAGCAGGTATCGTGAAACTGGCTAAGGTCTATATCGCCAAGAAGCGGAAGCTGAAAGTAGGGGATAAGATGGCCGGTCGTCACGGTAACAAAGGGGTAGTTGCCCGGATTGTACGGGATGAAGACATGCCATTCCTGGAAGATGGAACAAAAGTCGACATCGTATTGAATCCGCTTGGCGTGCCATCCCGTATGAACCTTGGGCAGATTTATGAAACCGTATTGGCATGGGCTGGTCAGAAGCTGGATCGGAAGTATGCAACGCCAATTTTTGACGGAGCTACGGAACAACAAGTTGTTGATGAGTTAGATGCTGCCGGTTTGCCATCATTTGGTCGTACATACCTCTATAATGGTCTGACGGGTGACCGCTTCGATCAACCAGTAACGGTTGGTATCATCTACATGCTCAAACTCGGACACCTGGTGGACGATAAGATGCACGCTCGTTCAATTGGGCCCTACTCGCTCATTACCCAGCAACCACTGGGTGGTAAGGCGCAGTTTGGTGGTCAACGGTTCGGGGAGATGGAAGTATGGGCGTTGGAGGCCTTCGGGGCATCGAACATCCTGCAGGAAATCCTGACTGTGAAGTCGGATGACGTTGTTGGCCGCGCGAAGGCATATGAAGCGATCGTGAAAGGTGAAAACCTGCCGAAGCCGAATATTCCGGAGTCGTTCAACGTACTCGTTCACGAATTGCGTGGTCTGGCACTTGAAATTACACTTGAATAA